ATTTGCATCATACTCTCTAGTGTCCATCATCTCATCGAACCATAGCAAACATCCACTCCCACCATTTCTTATATCTAAATTTCCATAAGCTGTACAAGAACAATTCCTTTTGCAAGTCTTCTCACATTCTCCAAGGGTCATGCTCACATTATACCATGACCTTCGTGTATCTGGTACTTTCACTCCTGCAATTTTCCGAAACCAATCCCCATCTCCATTCCCACAATTCAAAGGCTTTTTGCGTTGACACCCACTTGACCAATCAGATGCATCCCATTCTTCTGGATTTCTTGGTTCAAAACCTTCCAGACAGGTACAAGGTGGATGCTTGTTAATGCTACAGATTCCATAGGAACCACAGAGTGCAAACCGACTACAACTATCTACTTCAACGTCTGCATACACAATCCACTCTTGAGTTCTCTCAATCCAATGCAAAATTTGAGTTTTTCCATCCCATGTCAAAATGATCCTCCGAAGAACAGAACTTACAAGTTCATATTTATAATAAATTTCCTTCTCATTAACAACAAACTCAAATGTGTAAATTCTATTTGGTATCTCGGTAGGGTAACCACTAAACCCAAGACCATTCCAAGGTCCAGGCCTTGATATTAAAGATGGACCTCGCCAGCCTAATACTTGTGGATATCCATTTATATCTACTCTATGATTGTACAAACCAGGGGAAGGATCATCAGGACTCTTCCAACATGTCATGGACCGCACTATTCCTGTTATCAAATCATTCCCAAGTTTCATTCCTGGTAGAAATGTGTCTCCAGGATAATCAAAACTTTGCCAGATCATCTTTTGGTTGGTGCTACTTTTTTCCATCCGCCAAACAACAAGATTTCCTGTATCCATAAGCTGCATCACCACCGGATTATTACTCCCCTCAGATACCGTTAAATTGGATGACCAGACCTCAGTGTTTCCGCCACTGAGAATCACAAGGTTTCCGTTGCTACTGACTTTGAACATGCCCAAGTTGTCAGTAACTGGTGTCTCCCTGTTAGCAACCCAAACAACAGTACCAGTTGATATCTTCTTGTACCATATCCCCAAGTACTGGTTCTTGGAGTTTCCCGGGCTAAAAAAACCCAATTCAAACATGCTCCCACTTGAAATAATAGTTTTACCATATTTTATTACTTGATTTGCAGATATGATATCTAGTGCAACACAATCGGATTGGAGTAAGATAAAAACAATAATGAAGAATACATGTGTGGAATGGTCCTCCATTGATGACAGATCTTAGAAGACAGAAACTTTGAAAAGTTTTAAATATTTCACATGGTC
This genomic stretch from Helianthus annuus cultivar XRQ/B chromosome 8, HanXRQr2.0-SUNRISE, whole genome shotgun sequence harbors:
- the LOC110872476 gene encoding G-type lectin S-receptor-like serine/threonine-protein kinase At4g27290 isoform X2; translated protein: MEDHSTHVFFIIVFILLQSDCVALDIISANQVIKYGKTIISSGSMFELGFFSPGNSKNQYLGIWYKKISTGTVVWVANRETPVTDNLGMFKVSSNGNLVILSGGNTEVWSSNLTVSEGSNNPVVMQLMDTGNLVVWRMEKSSTNQKMIWQSFDYPGDTFLPGMKLGNDLITGIVRSMTCWKSPDDPSPGLYNHRVDINGYPQVLGWRGPSLISRPGPWNGLGFSGYPTEIPNRIYTFEFVVNEKEIYYKYELVSSVLRRIILTWDGKTQILHWIERTQEWIVYADVEVDSCSRFALCGSYGICSINKHPPCTCLEGFEPRNPEEWDASDWSSGCQRKKPLNCGNGDGDWFRKIAGVKVPDTRRSWYNVSMTLGECEKTCKRNCSCTAYGNLDIRNGGSGCLLWFDEMMDTREYDANDQDIYIRMAASELEGNWYVFDENNSSLQIEHLDELTVFSLSEVARATCNFSVSNKIGEGGFGPVYKGVLIDGTEIAAKRLSETSQQGLDEFKNEVTCIAKLQHRNLVKLLGYSIYRNELILIYEYMTNKSLDFYLFDETRSLTLDWSQRFNIIHGIARGILYLHQDSRLQIIHRDLKAANILLDSDMNPKISDFGLARRFVGHDTIAKTKKVVGTHGYISPEYAVHGRISIKSDVFSYGVLVLEIVSGMKNREFSHDDHHDNLLGHAWRLYKEGRSIELMSASLHASCIVPEVLRSIHVALLCVQHHAEDRPTMLSVVLMLVSNGSLPEPKQPAFFSEESSYEHDSIQSIDERTITLMFAR
- the LOC110872476 gene encoding G-type lectin S-receptor-like serine/threonine-protein kinase At4g27290 isoform X1: MEDHSTHVFFIIVFILLQSDCVALDIISANQVIKYGKTIISSGSMFELGFFSPGNSKNQYLGIWYKKISTGTVVWVANRETPVTDNLGMFKVSSNGNLVILSGGNTEVWSSNLTVSEGSNNPVVMQLMDTGNLVVWRMEKSSTNQKMIWQSFDYPGDTFLPGMKLGNDLITGIVRSMTCWKSPDDPSPGLYNHRVDINGYPQVLGWRGPSLISRPGPWNGLGFSGYPTEIPNRIYTFEFVVNEKEIYYKYELVSSVLRRIILTWDGKTQILHWIERTQEWIVYADVEVDSCSRFALCGSYGICSINKHPPCTCLEGFEPRNPEEWDASDWSSGCQRKKPLNCGNGDGDWFRKIAGVKVPDTRRSWYNVSMTLGECEKTCKRNCSCTAYGNLDIRNGGSGCLLWFDEMMDTREYDANDQDIYIRMAASELEGHMDSQPGFNKKKGILMLVLLTSSAMLLLFGVAYACIKKRKRPHMKGTRNWYVFDENNSSLQIEHLDELTVFSLSEVARATCNFSVSNKIGEGGFGPVYKGVLIDGTEIAAKRLSETSQQGLDEFKNEVTCIAKLQHRNLVKLLGYSIYRNELILIYEYMTNKSLDFYLFDETRSLTLDWSQRFNIIHGIARGILYLHQDSRLQIIHRDLKAANILLDSDMNPKISDFGLARRFVGHDTIAKTKKVVGTHGYISPEYAVHGRISIKSDVFSYGVLVLEIVSGMKNREFSHDDHHDNLLGHAWRLYKEGRSIELMSASLHASCIVPEVLRSIHVALLCVQHHAEDRPTMLSVVLMLVSNGSLPEPKQPAFFSEESSYEHDSIQSIDERTITLMFAR